The segment CGCCTTGCGTTCATCTATCCATTCTactctcctcctcccatcaCGCCATTCACACGACGGTTTACCTCTCGTACTGGCATCCCGTAAAACACAATCAATCCCTTCTcgtactgttttcttttgctcgGACTGGTGAAGAGAGACGGCGAGAAATGTGACGAAGGAACCTGGAAGTACTCTCACCTTTGTAGGACCACCGTATTGGAATGATGCCTCGTTCTGGAATTGTAACTATAGTGACCGGCACAGCGGCGTACAAGACGGCGTCGGAAAAAGCTGCCTCCACCTgatgagaaaggaaaagcaaaggGAGTGGAATCACTTTAGGTAGACACAAACGATCAAGTCTCAGTATGTATACTACTCCCCATTCCGCTCCCATCAAACACTCAGATGCAGAAACTCCATTGACATCTAAATATTCATGGTTTCCAGGTGCATACGCAGGTGAGACGGAAGGCAGGCACGCGAGTGTATTCATATATGAGGCACTCACAATACAGACCAAAAACATCCTCTCTCACAATGACCTGACCCTTGttatgacaattaaaaaaaaaaacaaatttaccgCTACGCAATAGCGGACGTCGATGACTCGGCACTTGGAAAGGCGAGATGGACACGTGGGGGGCACGCGCAGTGTGACGTCATGCCACTGCCGCCGCTGCCCAGGTTTGATGCAGTCGTGCAGCTTGACCTCCTGCAGCAGTAGGGCCCTGGTGAACGTCTCGCCATACGTCAGCAGCTGCACACAGCGCAATAAAACAACGGTCAGCAAACAGTGTATATACAGCAGTCGACAAACAACGGTCAGCTAACAGTATTCAGAAGTCCTTCCTGCCAAACGTCAACAAAGTGCTGAGTCAGAGGTCAACTATTACACAACGGATTTTATAAAATGCTACGTAAAGGTGGAGgataaaggtttttttcctaGTGGCTAGTTGCACATGaatgtaaaacttaaaaactgttctaaagacgTTCTATCAACATGCCTGAGAGCGTTGCACACCCCCATGGATGGCAACGAAAGACCAGctctaataattttataaaattgaaaacaaatttagtttGAAAAGTTCTAAGTCTGTAGACTAGAGACCTAACACTGTAAATGCATGTTCTTGTGAGAATACGCGCGTTTTCTCTCTTCCTGACTAATAATTCTGAACGAGGAAGATTATAACTATCAACATGTGCGATGATTTCTATATGAGATCGTGGTGACTTGCTGAGAAATTGATAtcgttaatgtttttctccTCTGACATCGAAATTAGCATCAATGTCCGTTTTTCTACAGAAAGTAGCAATAGTGATGTCTGTTTTCACTTTGTAGGAGCGATGCACGTGAAAACTAGTCGTTGGGTCCCATGGGGTGGGAGCTCACCTTGACAGTGTTAATATTCTCACCTTTGGTGTCAAGGAGGGGCTAGACATTGTCACCGAGTCGTCTCCCAGATGTGTaaggggatggggagagggGGGAGCTAACAGGagaagtaagaaaagaaattgtcCGAAATTGAGTTTTTCTGTATGTTCTTGGTTTTCTCCGATATAAACATTGAACTGATAGTAGGGTATCGCTACACGACCAATCACAGCGCGGTAAATTACTTTTAGCAAAATCGGATGTTTATTAAAGGATTTGGGATGTTAGCTGTATAGTCTGTGCTAGCCATGAAGTTGCTGTCTCTATTCTCCTTGTTGTTCCTTCTCTTCaatctctcctttctttctacATTTTCCACCCCGGAGCATCATCAGTAACCGATTGTCATTTTATTGGCGTTGATGAGGGGAAGAAAGACGGGAGCCATATGTATCAAGATGATTACAAAGTATGGATTAGAATACTAGAAGTTTACACCTGGCCAACAAATTGTGTCTTTAGTAGACAGGCGACTGTCACGTGCTGCCATGCGAGCAGGCCCTATACACGAGCGCTACTCACGGTGAAGACACGCAGGAGGCTCTGGGAGGATTTGCATGAAAAATCGTAGgcttcttttcctttatttttttaactgtctttttATTGCCAAAATCATTGAGTGCATTAAAAAGCGCCAGTCATATCGTGATGGGGATAATTTATGTGTGGGATTTCCGGTGACatgcaatattttatgtgagTGCTAAAAGGCGAGACATTTTTTCATTGCGTGACATATCATAGATAAACGTCTGTTGTTCTTAACATATTCTTAACATAGTTTCTCGTGGAAATACGTTAATGAAAGAgcgtttatatatattttaacctACATATGTAAATCTTGCGGCTAAAGTTACATTCTAGAGTGATTTTGTAGTTGTGTACATCAcactaaactataaaaatgtcagccaccagtttaagaagaaaaatgtgggTACAGTTGTAAAGAAGGGGCAGAAGGATATTCTGGTATGATTCCTTtcatgacaatatttttaatgtctatttaacatattttcttCCACCTTCCAAAATATTTCATACTAGTCCAGAAAACTGCGGCGAAAAAAATTCCACGATGAAGAACTTCCGTGGAGTAGTTATGAAGATAAAACTAAGATAATGTAAGTTACGGAAGTGTTTCGTGGCTCTGTAGCAGGCGCAGATGGTGGTCAAGAACACTTTCCCAACACTCATACTGATAATCGAGGTCCCCGTCATGCATGCAGATCCCTATCACCTTGGATACAAACAGCTTTCTAAAGCTGCAGGTACCGACAGCAAGTAAAGCAAGCTCTGGAGCCGACTTCATGAAGCCGTTACAAAGACAGCCGGTCGATTCGACCATTTACCAATTCGACCAAGTCGAGTTGATCACGGAGCATGGCCATGAGTCGATTCGACCACCGAGTACAGAAATTACTGTCCAGTGTAATGAAACGTTTGCTGAATACAAAACgaacagaattttttctttacagatTAGTCACGTGATATACGTAGGTCAGCCACCATTGCTATCAAGTGTGGCGCGTGGATACTTATGTGTGGAagagaaaacattatttactcAGTTTAATTTACGCAACAGCAGAGCAGTGGGAACGCCCACAGTTGGACAACTCACGGccatgaatttttaaataaaaggtaaagcgttaaaatataaagatgttAGAATATGTTGAACATTCTGATTTATATGGacttggtctctctctctcacacacacacaaatgctgaTTGCGATAAGACACCAATCTAAAGACCCCATGGGTGCCCCATCCCCGCCCACTCATTAGATGTCAAAAGACTTGGAACaatatcacgtgactgacactATGCCCTGGCCATCGTTAGGTATCAACAAATTTTATTGTGAAGGGGAAAAACAAATCGAGGCTTTCGGAGAGGGTGATGTTCAAAACTCAACCAGAAAGGGAGATAAGATACAAATCTGATAAAGCCGAAGATACAGAGAGTGAGTTACCTTTTCcttttcacacatgcacactcacccCAAACCCCTCATATATTTAATGTAACATACATAAACGCACGCGCAGTGCCCTCCCCACGAACACAATCACCACACATGTGTGGGGCATAGATTTCATTGTTAAGAATATTTGAGAAACAttcattataattaaaaatataaatctgcttctatgaaaaaggaaagacttGCATCAACAGTATTGTTaatcgttctttctttctctctcaactaTCCCTTTATCTGTCACTCCCCATCCATCTGCCATATAAATGGGACGATATGCAACTAGTTGTTAATCACCTTCAATCAATCTCACTAAGGGTAATTATCACGATAATATTAAATCCAACACGATAAAGCACGAACACAAAACAACCGTGCATAATATAGTAACATACAGGTTATGTGTAGGAAGATATACGAACACGAGCGAAGATCAACGAAGACAAACGAAGAAACAAGCACCATCCGAGCTCCCACCCGGAAGAACACGAATACGCACGACAGAAGGCAAGGTGATGTAGGAAGGAAGGTGGATGACAGCAGACACGTTGTTTACCTGTTTGAGCTGCAGACGACACGGACCTGACTTGCGCACGCTGTTGTTGCTGAGCTGCACGTCGGCCTTGATGTGCTCCCCCGGCACGTACGACCGCTTCATCACGGACAACGAGCACGACACACGCCCCGGCCTGCAGCACGTGGAGGAGAAGGCGCGCTCCGCGTGGTCCTCCAGCGCGTGACGGGGCTGCAGCAGGTCACAAACACCAGTTTACGTACAGTGAACACGTGACTAGGACCAGGGGATCCAGCTCGCCCTAGCGCGGGCCAGAGGATCCAGCTCGCCCTAGCGCGGGTCACGTTCGTTTGCAGCATTCATTAAGACTGATCTGCTGACTAGTTTAAACTAGTTTAGTTTCTAGGAGTAGTTACGGCAGTCGTAAATGGACTACCATGGATTAAAGTGATGTCCCTTCCTGTAGTAGCCTGTCATATAAACTAACAAGTGCTGAACGttagaaaaacatattttatagaTCACTTTTGTGTGAAAATGCAGCGTTCCGTTACAGATGTCCAAAAATACGAGGTTTTTATTTCCGGGCATCAAAACAGCGCAAGACCAGATCAGCCTTTCGTTGAATTCCCAAGTGGtacaattttgtttctaaacttGTTCAACGGAAATATTATTGTCCCACAAATGTCCATAATCTCGAAATTCtgatacttttatttctaatcaGGGTAAACTAGCTGTGACTGCTGTAAAACTCTGCTGTAAACATCGATAACACTAATATTGCTTTTAATAATGTTCTTTAATGTCAATATATCTTATTATTCTGTAATGTGTCTTCCATAAACTGCATTCATATAAAGAGCATTCATGTAATAGTACTAAAATCTTTTGTGATTTTACAGACGAGTGTTGTCAAAGTTGCtaaaacaatatcaacaaattattttctaaaatttcaaaaactAAACATGAAGCTTTCTGAAGACCTATATAAACTTTATGTAACATTTTCCCAAGATTAATGAtcgaaatcatttttttaaaatataaactgttattTTGATATTCTCCACACTTACCGATGGGGTGCGCTTTTCCGCATCCCGTTTGGAATCTAGGTCCCTGAGcacggtcacgtgacgctgTGTCGTCATATCCGATCCGGAAGTCCTGGCCAATAGTCCGTGCACGGTGTAGCGCACACTAGCCTCCGGGCCTTCGAAGGAGCATGGGATCCCATCAGGCAGCTTGTACTGGAACGGGAACAGGTGGCGCCCTCTCTTGAGCACTTCCCTGCTTTCCCATCGACCCTCCTCTGTAACTGTACAGCcacagctgacgtcacaagTCTCTGCATGTCATGGCGGCCAGCgggacacacacagacacagagagcAAGCGGACGGACGTAGTCAGTACAATGAAAGTGTGCATATTCATCAATAACAACTTTAGtttaaaagaagacagaaatacaaaaatagtaggaaaaaagaaggaaaaactagaccaaagaaaaaattgaaagaacaaaaaccgaatgaaaaaaatagaaaacgcTTGAAAACAGGtcagaaaaacagacagaaagaaaaacagaaaaagaagatataGAAGCAGAATTACAggtatgaaagaaagaaggcaagaaaaaaaaacctctacgCATACTGAAAAGGGGTAGGTCCGTAGTCTACACCCACCCCCTATTCTAGATTTATCCTTCTGACCACAATCTGTCTGAAAGGGGTTCGTAAAGGACCTATCTCAGCTGTCTCATGCCGTTTCCATGTCATCATACATGTATTATTCAGTTTACAGGATTGTTTCCAAGATATCGTACATGTATTATCATGTTTACATGAATGGTTCATTGCAATCTTCTAAACCAAAATGTCAGAAATGGAAGAAGACCAGCCATGTACAGGGACAAATGTAGTGCTAGAGCAGAGGCCAAAACACCGGATGTACGTCACGTTGGTGAACCGTCGGGCAAACAGTCTGGCCGGTGTAATGGGCAATAAACTGACTTTAACATCTGGATCACGCACTCAATTATTAATGTCTTTATGGACTCGTGTCTCTTTCCGATACGTTATTGCTCAGACCATtaggagagagagacggagcGAAAGATAAAAGTAGAAACAGTGTGGTAGAGAAATAGTGCAAATGGTCTTAAAGGAAAgtttttgggaaaaaatatacaagtcAGAAACTAAAGATGCGTGTAGGTGGATGGAAGGAAACACGGGTGGAGGGGAAGTAGCACCCAGTTTAAATAGCAACCACaaggatcacgtgacagcaattACAATAATGAGAACGTCGATGTGTCTCCCGCGTGCAAACTCCCAAGAGCTGGCAAAGGCCCAATATAACGAGTGCTTTTATTGCCCTGGACAAATCACAAACTTCCCCATCACACTAAGGTTACATCACATATACCACACCACACTAAACTTATATCACAAATCCCATCTCAcactaaataaaacaatttttaacaataCACTTTTCTCCTACAGGACAACTTTAAGCTTATTTGactactttatttgtttttataaagtgTTTCCATTAAAGTGGTTTACGGACAAGATTTTGGTGTAAAACcagatttctgaaaaaagcGTTTTAGCAACCTGCTCAGTGTACAGCTGCCAGCTCCAAAAAGAAATAGTTGTCCCAAGGAGAGATCCGAACTGAGGAACAGTTCCTCATCAACGCGCATGTCACCATCTTTGCGTAACATTTTCGTAACTGTGACCAGAACACGCGCAAAGTTCTATTAAATATTAAGAGGAGCAAACATTCTTGTGCCATTAAAACACCAGCGACATCATACGagtattttcttatatttccttcttccttttcttctttcatttttttaaaatttttgtttttgtgttgctgtgtgtgtgttttaacagACCAGAAGACAAGAGACATTCCTTCTTCGTCCCTGACTGCGAGGGTACAGCTTGCgataacaaaaatagaaaagtccAGAAGGCTGAAGAAAGCCATTAATCTGGAGAAAGGTCGTGGCACTGACACCACAGTAACACACTGGCCAGCGTATTGATCTCAGCAACACAGGCAACCGCCATCTTCCACACTGTCCTCCGCGGGCAACTGGctgagagacaaacacacagcgCAGCCTGCAAGTGGCAGTCGACGCTCAACATTTACTCGTCGACtcacgatgatgataataacaataacgacgacgacgatgatgatttgcTCTTAAAAGTTTCTGCTGATTGCAATGATGATCTACATTACATGAATATAAAGACTGTGCGGCATACAACCTACAACTTGTTgtcaggatgatgatgatgatgatgatgatgatgatgatctgtcTGATGATGGTTTTTATAATCTATTTTCTGTTTGATGGTGATGGCTTTTATGATcttcaattttctgtcaaatgttaatgatgatgataattgattCGTCCAATGGGAAGATATGGTATgtaatccacacacacaaatagttATTGACCAAATAGAATATAAGGATTAATGTAATGAAGGTATAATGTATAATGTTGTATATTACATCTGCCGATAAGCTTCGGTGAAAATGTCTTCTACAATTTATTACCATTAGATAAGATATACATGTAGTGAGCAATGTACTGATTGCAGTATTCAAAACAAGTCATGTAAGCCTATTGACAAAACAAGATGTGCAGTTCATTGATTGGTTCACTGAGAATATATGATGTGATAGCTATTGATTGGTCCTGTGAAAATATGCGAAGCAGAATCCATTAATTCGCCCTCTGTAAATATATGATGTATCGTCGCACGGGGGCGCAGCGCAGTTTATTTGCATCCAGCACTCAgagaaagaagttaaaaatCATTCTTGTCCATAATGTTGCTCGTTGCACAACAAACagatcctcctcctcatcatcatcatcatcatcatcatcatcatcacttccgTGGATAAGTTCATTGTAGATATTACCACCAAGTCTTGTCAACATGCTAGTTTGTCCTCCTTGACTTTGATGTCATCAATGAAGCCTTTAGCATCAGTTGTTAGTCTTTTCAGCAGCACTCTCCATCCCGTCCAGCGCCCATGCTTGTCCAAGACGTCCAGCAAGATCAGTAAGTTCTTGCATCCTTGCCTCCTAACTTATCTACGTCATCAGCAAACAGGAAGCTGATGAGTGGTCTGCAGCCAGTGCAGGCTGAACCCTCTTGTAGTGCATCTCGTGATCAATAAAATACTTGTTTGTGGCTCCTGTCTCAACAAATCTCTCCCACTGTGTATCTATTGAAAAACTCGCCTCGGAACGTCCGCGAACCGCCGGCAGTGGCCAACATGTCGGACACAAAGACtggcggtcacgtgacctgctcgGCTTGGCGTGCGCGGACAGACCTGGATTATTTAACtccttcttcatctttcttagcTGCTCCGCTGATCAGGCGATCGAACTCTTGGCATTTGCGAGCGCCGCAGGGAAAGCTGTCGAGACCCTGCGTGAAGTTAGCGGACCTCGGACAGGTCGTTGAAGAGTTCACTCCCTTGAGCTGCGGGTGTGGCGCTGCTGTAGTCTGCCGCCATGTTTGTGGTCGTCCGGTCGGGGTGGAGAGGGGACTTATATTTGAGTGTGCCTGCACAGTGATGCAATGGGTTGGACATGGTTTGGAAACAAGGTTTTGTCTGCAactgagggttttttttttttaaataatgaaaagtatttCGCAGGAAATGAAAACTCTCCCTGATGCCTGCATGTGTTTGTCTTTATAAACACAATTTTGTGGCCTTGTGAACATACACACCTTTCTGtcccatatatacatatacacacatatacaaatgcGCATATCtatatagagagagatttaCACAGTTTGATGTACTCCTTACACGCGCtcaccacagagagagagagaaaggtaaagaAACAGCAGAGGAAAATCGAAAATGTCAATTCTCGCACCGCAATAACTTGAGGAAGCCCGAGCAGCACCAAGAAAAACAGTTTGCAATGCACGTAAAAGTGCaatcttccaaaaaaaatgGAGCGCTGCCTCTAAGAGTGCAGTTCGTCTTGCGTGAGTGGCACGCGTAATCGTCTGGGGTCGGTGGGGTGAGACAACCTTGGGCAGGAGAAGAAGAGGTAGGAACAGAGATTTGTTTTCACTGCTGGCAGTAAAGGCAGCAACATATCACTGAGAGCAGCAGTCTTGCTGAGTACAACTCGGTCACTCATTGAGATTGTGCACGTGGACAGGCATGCCCCAGCACTTGCACCTAAACACACTGAGTGACACGTCTCGCATGAATGTAGTTGTTTTAGActttagtaggaaagtgtttccaccttgaggtgattttgaACTATAGGGGAAgagggaggatggggaggaaaCCGAAGTACCGGAAGAAAATCCCCGACGTCCAGCcatgcaaacaggtgtcaccacaacgagatctgaacccagggcctctgaCTTCAGTGGTGACGAGCGAGTATCTCACCACCCCGGGCACCATATCGATCATAAACGATTTGCTTACAGCGTGAAAAGGCAACAGGaggtataaatattaaaatataaaggcGCAGATGCAATCCTCAGAAACTAAAAGGGAGCAAAAAAGATACAAAACTgggaaaaacagattttaataCACTCTGTCTatcaaatgtttgctttttattttatttacataaagatGCGATATGACTCAAAATGCTCTTACACATCTCAATGCCGccgaaaaattaaaaaaaaaccctcgtcAACAGCTGTCAGAAACAGCAGGCGGATTGTTTCACGCACCATTGGACACATTATTTAAtctctatattttatttcccaAGCGCATTGTCCATAGAGCTCAATATCACAGACGGGAGCAAcaatcgatcaatcaatcaatcggtCATTTCTGTCTGGCTGGCACGTGAGGCGACAGCAAGGGACCTCCGTCAGGTTTAGTCTGCTGCTGCTCTGAGAGCTGTCTCAAGTGATAGACCTCTGCTCGAGGTTCTTCTCGACGGTTCGCCTCCATGCCTCTTTGTGCCTCCCTCTGTTCCTCTTTCCCCGCGGTCCTATGTCTTCGGCATAGTCAAGATCCTCAAAGTCTGTGGTTTAAGTCCTTCCCCGAATGACATGGCGCATCAATGGCCAGTGAGAACAGCATCAGTAACATGATGCACCACTGCTTGACGCCCGTATCCCCTCTTAAAGGTTTTGTCAGCTGGTTGTTGTAGAAAGCCTGACACTTGAAGTTTTCATACATAGACTTGATGACTCTGATGACTAGTATCTGTGGGATGCATGGTGATGTATAATCTTCGCAGAGAGGCAAGATGTAGGCTGTCAAATGCTTTCTCAAAGTCGATAAAGGCCACATCGACTGTTCCACTCCTGTAGTTGTTCCAGGACCTGTCGTAGCACAAAGATGTGGTCAATACATGATCGTTCTGTTGAAAGCCGGCTTATTCTTGTCGGAGTATGGAGTCTGATGCTGTTTTAATGTGCTGCAAACTTTGCTGGGTATAACCATGCGATGGCTCTTCAGCTATTGCAGTCACCAAAGTCTCCTTTTGTCGGTATTTTGACTATAACACCTTTCCTCCAGTCGACTGGGATTTCTTCACAGTCCCAAATCTCCTGGAGGATACGGGTGTCTATTCTTCTGTTTTCACTAATCAGAAACGTACACCGTCCCACTCCTGTCGTCTTCCATTCTTCGTTTTGCGAATGACTTCCTTAATTTCTCATTCTGTACTGAGGCCGGTATTGATATAGaggtcttcttcttcttctgcgaTTTCGGGTAGGACTGTTTGTGATAATCTTAGTGTCTGGAGTAAAGTCCTACATTCCAGCAACTAACCCGCATATGTTGTTTGGGCGTCAGGAAACTCACTCTCTGGCTGGAGACTCCTTTTGGATGTGATCCCTCCCGTCGTAGGTCCAGGTCTGCTTCACTTCTACCAGATGAAGTTGTTTCTCTAGCTGTCGTTTTCCCTAGCATAAAGGGGTTTTACGTGATAGGGTTGCTAGCCACgaaaccctcctcctttttcattCGGGCTTGGGATCGGCAATGGCAATAAAAGAGGAGATAATTTATTGGATTTTCTGTGAATACGAATGTCGTTTGTTCACACACGCATGTGCGTCATGCGCTGTGATGGTTAGTGCAAGGCAGTGAGATAAGACTTCACACATTCTATGCTCATGTATCTCAATGCTTTGAGTAAGCCATCTGGTTCGAGCCCTAGGGAAGTGCCGAGGGTGTCTAGTCATCAGATAACATTCTACCTGTTCGCGACATGCTCAGCAGTGTAGGCCAGGTGGTCAAACGGCTATCATT is part of the Pomacea canaliculata isolate SZHN2017 linkage group LG13, ASM307304v1, whole genome shotgun sequence genome and harbors:
- the LOC112553528 gene encoding arrestin domain-containing protein 2-like isoform X2 gives rise to the protein MAAPTASIELNLEHQDLVFYSGDRIRGALVVHLSTAVTIAGVELRFRGAARAKWREYVNEGVRRTEIEHEKEEIYFDDRFCLWGKVTEEGRWESREVLKRGRHLFPFQYKLPDGIPCSFEGPEASVRYTVHGLLARTSGSDMTTQRHVTVLRDLDSKRDAEKRTPSPRHALEDHAERAFSSTCCRPGRVSCSLSVMKRSYVPGEHIKADVQLSNNSVRKSGPCRLQLKQLLTYGETFTRALLLQEVKLHDCIKPGQRRQWHDVTLRVPPTCPSRLSKCRVIDVRYCVAVEAAFSDAVLYAAVPVTIVTIPERGIIPIRWSYKECSTTVDGIQSADGAVAKDVFDECDFRPKYKFFEEVRDSRKDRFLILKLRQSPGVRRRQLMGLSEPGGGECRTDAADAVGDSQA
- the LOC112553528 gene encoding arrestin domain-containing protein 2-like isoform X1, translated to MAAPTASIELNLEHQDLVFYSGDRIRGALVVHLSTAVTIAGVELRFRGAARAKWREYVNEGVRRTEIEHEKEEIYFDDRFCLWGKETCDVSCGCTVTEEGRWESREVLKRGRHLFPFQYKLPDGIPCSFEGPEASVRYTVHGLLARTSGSDMTTQRHVTVLRDLDSKRDAEKRTPSPRHALEDHAERAFSSTCCRPGRVSCSLSVMKRSYVPGEHIKADVQLSNNSVRKSGPCRLQLKQLLTYGETFTRALLLQEVKLHDCIKPGQRRQWHDVTLRVPPTCPSRLSKCRVIDVRYCVAVEAAFSDAVLYAAVPVTIVTIPERGIIPIRWSYKECSTTVDGIQSADGAVAKDVFDECDFRPKYKFFEEVRDSRKDRFLILKLRQSPGVRRRQLMGLSEPGGGECRTDAADAVGDSQA